A window of Roseiflexus castenholzii DSM 13941 genomic DNA:
CGGCTACTCGGTGAGTTCTCGCGGCGCGATGTCGAACCGCTCCTCTCCCGGCTCGATGCGCTGGTCAATGATATCGATTACCGCTACACGCTGGATGGACTGGCGCTATTTGTCAATCGCGACATCGGGCGCATGTTCATCCTGCCGTTTACCCTGCCGGAACGGGTGGTCGTTGACGAGACATTCTGGACACGCGGGCTGGTCTTTGCGCTCAATCGCACCCTGCGGTATTGGGTGCTGGCGCTCAGTGAGCAGCCGACGCGTCTGTTCGAGGGGGTTCGTGAGCATCTCCAGGAAATGACCAACGAAGGATTCCCGATGACCCACACCGGTCCAGGCGGCGAGCGCGGTCTGCCCAACGACCCGGCGATCAACCGGTCGGCATACCGCGATGAACGCCATCGCCAGTTCTTCCGCCAGGTCAGCGCTGCGCTGACGCCGTTCATCACCGATGACCCGTTGCCGCTGGCGCTGGTTGGCGTGGATCGCTATCTCGCCTTCTTCCGTGAAGTCTCGCCACATGCCGGCGCGGTTGTGACCACGCTGACCGGTAATCACGACAAAACACCCACCCACGAACTCGGCAAACTGGTGTGGCCCCTGGTCGAGCAGAACCTCGCCATCCGCCGCACCGAGGCGTTGAAGGAATTGGACGCTGCGATTAGCGCGCAAAAGTACGCCTCGACCCTTGGTGAAGTCTGGCGCTTTGCACACGAAGGTCGCGTGGATGTGCTCCTTGTCGAAGAAGACTACCATCAAGCGGTGCGGGTGGCCGATGACGGCATGACGCTGACACCGGTCGATGATCCAACGCTTCCGGATGTCGTCGAGGATGCCGTGGATGAGATCATCGCCGTGGTGCTCGAGAACAATGGTCGCGTGGTATTTGTCAACAATGGCGCGCTGCCACAGCATCAGCGGATCGCAACCATCCTGCGCTATTGATCGTTATGCGTCGTGGCGCCCATGATGTGTCTGACCGTCAGTGATGAGATCGTTCCGGCAATCTACAGTCTGAACGTCAAGCAGCGGTTTGGCGATGTTCGCTGTGTGTTGAGTTGTGGCGATCTGCCGTACTATTACCTGGAATTCATTGTCACCATGCTGTGTGTGCCATGCTACTACGTGGCAGGTAATCACGATACCGTCGAGATCTGCGAGGAGGACGATGAGTTGAGCGCTCCGCGCGGGTGCGTCGCTGTGGAGATGACAGGTGTGATGCATGAAGGATTGCTGATCGGCGGGTTGGGCGGATGTGTGCGCTACAACCGGGAACCCGGTCCACAGTACACCGAGACTGAAATGTTGTTCCATATCTGGCGGATGGCGCCGCACTTGATGGTCAACCGTCTACGATACGGGCGTTTCCTCGATGTGCTGCTGACCCATGCGCCGCCGCTTGGCATTCACAACGGACCTGATCGCGCTCATCGCGGGTTTCGCGCATTTCTGCTGTTTATGGACCTGTTTGCACCGCGCTACCTGATCCATGGTCATGTGCATCGCTCCTATGGCGTGCGAGAACCGTGGAAGACGCGCTATCACCGAACACTGGTGATCAATACCGCTGGCTATCGTGTGCTATCGCTTGAACCGGCAAAGGCGCCTGTGTGATGAACCGGATCAATTCGTTCTACCAAAACGAGGGGTTGCACAGGTTCGACGAGGCGCGCCGGAAAGCGTTCATCGCCGGTGTGTTCGACGCGCTGTTGCGACAGTCGGGAACGATGCTGTCGCTCGATGAAGTGCGCGCCCGCCTGAAGGTGCGTGGTCAGCGCGACCTCGGGTTGCAAACCGTGTTGATTGATCGGATCGTCGGCAGTGAGGGCCGCTACCTGGACTTCGACCGCCGGTTTCTGCCGCGTTCCGGCAAACTCAGGCGTCGTTGGGCGGAGATCCATGCCCTGGCGCGGCAGATGGCAAATCTTCCGCCGGTCGAACTGTACAGGATCGGTGATGTCTATTTCGTGCGCGATGGCAATCACCGCATCTCCGTCGCACGGCAGATCGGGCAGAAGGAGATTGACGCTTATGTGACCGAACTTCTGGTTGATGTGCCGCTCGAACCAGGCGACTCGGTGCGCGATCTGCTCCTCAAGGAAGAGTATAGTGATTTTCTGGAATGGACCGAATTGCATCGGCTGCGGCCCGATCAGCGTATCGAATTCAGTGAACCAGGCGGATACCTCGACCTGATCCAGCATATCAACGGGCATCGCTACTTCATGGGGCTGGAACAGCAGCGTGAGATCGCGCGCGCCGAGGCGGTCGCCGACTGGTACGACACGGTCTATCTGCCAATGGTGCGCGCCATCCGTCAGCATCGCGCGCTGGATTATTTTCCAGGACGCACCGAAGCCGATCTTTATCGCTGGATCGCTGCGCACCGCTGGGCGCTGCTGGAGCAAACCGGACGCGATCCCGGACCGGAATGCGCGACCCACGATTTTCTGGAACGTCACCTGCACCGCCATCCGCTCGATGCACTGAACGGCGTATTTTATCAACTGCTTGCCCGTCTGGGCATCGATGCGCATTCCTCCAGACATACGAATGAAGGATCACCAGACGAACCACAATAACGTGCTGACGACCATGCGCGCGGTTGGTCGTCCGCTGAGCACGATAGTCGGTCCGCCGCAGCGTGGCGTTGGTCCATTGCCGACCGCGCGCCTGATCGTGGATAAGGCAACGCGCGATCGGATCGTCATCTTCGATCCATCACTGGCGCCACACCTGCGGCGGTTGGTGCGAAGCGCGGATGTGCGCCCGTGGTATTGCGAAACACCACGTTATCTGATCGTCCTGACGCTGGAATGGATGGCAGCCACGTTTGGCGCCAGCGCAAACGCCACACAGTTATGGGAACGCTGCCCGCCACTCTGGCAGCGCCTTGCGCCTGCCGCTGCGCGTTACGGCAGCAACGAGACATGGTGGAGCCTCAATATCCGCGATGCGGCGCTCTTTGCACAACCACGCATCATCTGGTCCGCGGCCAGCATTGCGCCACGCTTTGCGCTGACCGAACCCGGCTGGCTGGCAGGACCGGGCACATGCCATGCGCCCGGTTCGTTCTTCCTGCTCGGC
This region includes:
- a CDS encoding AOC03_06830 family ribosome hibernation factor; translation: MNRHDIRLLQAMRHYPSVTITLPTHRTSPDNKQDPIRVKNLVTDATNRLLGEFSRRDVEPLLSRLDALVNDIDYRYTLDGLALFVNRDIGRMFILPFTLPERVVVDETFWTRGLVFALNRTLRYWVLALSEQPTRLFEGVREHLQEMTNEGFPMTHTGPGGERGLPNDPAINRSAYRDERHRQFFRQVSAALTPFITDDPLPLALVGVDRYLAFFREVSPHAGAVVTTLTGNHDKTPTHELGKLVWPLVEQNLAIRRTEALKELDAAISAQKYASTLGEVWRFAHEGRVDVLLVEEDYHQAVRVADDGMTLTPVDDPTLPDVVEDAVDEIIAVVLENNGRVVFVNNGALPQHQRIATILRY
- a CDS encoding metallophosphoesterase yields the protein MMCLTVSDEIVPAIYSLNVKQRFGDVRCVLSCGDLPYYYLEFIVTMLCVPCYYVAGNHDTVEICEEDDELSAPRGCVAVEMTGVMHEGLLIGGLGGCVRYNREPGPQYTETEMLFHIWRMAPHLMVNRLRYGRFLDVLLTHAPPLGIHNGPDRAHRGFRAFLLFMDLFAPRYLIHGHVHRSYGVREPWKTRYHRTLVINTAGYRVLSLEPAKAPV